The Triticum aestivum cultivar Chinese Spring chromosome 6D, IWGSC CS RefSeq v2.1, whole genome shotgun sequence genomic sequence TCGCCGGGGCAGGGCACGGAGGGTGGAAGAAACAGGGCGGCAGCCGGGctgggaaggaggaggaaggaagcaaccccacccaccacccgctccttcttcctcccccctcCTCACCCCCCTCCACGCCTCCCAGGGCCCGAGCTGCTGCCATGGCGGATAGCAACCCGGACAGCATCAAGAGATACACGCCTCCCGTGCACAGGTCAACCCCTCCCGCATTCGCCTTTCTTTCCACGAGGCTCCTGCAGCTTCTTGCCATTTTCGATTCGGGCCGCGCTTACCGAGAATCGCATTACGAGTGTGGGATTGGACCCCGGCCTGGTCGAATCCTTTGCGAGAAGAGGTGGCTTCCTGGTGATCTGGGGTACCTGTGGCGCGGAGGCTGGGAGCTGCTTGCCTTGGATTCGGCCATTTCCTGGGATTTTGGTACTACTATTACGCTTTGGGGCATCCATTTGGTGGTTTGGTTGGGATTAGCTGGAAGGTTGACGGTGTGACGTTCTCATTGCCCTTCTTAGATTTGGCTGCTACGTCGTTTTCTATAGCTGCTTAATGCGTGTGATTTGAGGTAGCGCCTGGGAACATGTAATAGCCTATGATTGTTGTCACCGAATCGGCATATCTAGActtgctttttctttttcttttcgctATCCTATTTTGGAGATGGACGCTGGCTTTCTGCTAGCTCATACTAGAGGGCATAATGAAAGCGGTTCTTGACACATATATCTTCATCACTAGCAAGCTACCATTGTTGGTCCGGTGGTCTTTTGGCATGTTGATCTAGCTTATCAGTGAGTATATGGAAAAATGACACTCTTGAAAGCTAACTTTTTACCTAAAGGGTATTTGTTTAGCTTTGGTCAAGCATCATGGCTTCATTCCAAGATGAAGGGTGACTCTATTGTGGATTATCAACTTAGAGCAACCTGGTTTAGCCACTCTCACCCATGCAGTCGTCCAGCTTGGATAAAGCCGATGATTAGTTTGAAGTAGTGTATATAATTGGCTTGAAGGTCTTTTGTCTATATTATCTGGCTCTGTATGTTTTAGATTTCTGTTACTCAAATGCTATAATTGTTCTGTAGTCACTTACGATTCACAATCACAATTTAGTTCAGCATGAACAGAAAGTAGATTTCTTGGAGAAATCTTGTGCGTTCAGTTGACAACATCGTTGATTTGGTCAGTTGTTCTTAGTTATGTTTCTAGTATTTCTGACCCAATACTTAGATATCTGCAGTTCTCAGTATGTGTATGATGTTGAAAAACCTAGTTAGTACTTGAAAGATGTTTTTGCACTGACTGCATTGTTAGCTTTTTATGTTGCTACGTATTTGTGCGTATGACCTGCTTGCTGATGGCTGTCTTACTCTCATTATGCTTCAGGAATCGTGCAAACAATCGCCGCAAGGCTGGAGGTACATCTCATTTGGATGCGATCAGTTAGACTTCATAGATACTTGCTATGTTATGTTTTCCTTATATTGTATGGTTGGTCACTACGCTCAGTATGATGCGCATGGTCCCACCAATAGTCAATAACTCAATATGATCTGTCGTAGTTGCTTGGTGTTATATGGTATCACTCATTGTGTCCCAAAGTTTGCCTAGGAGTGCTTTTAGATGTCTACATTCTCCAATTAATGTGGTTCTTCTTTGAGACAATGAGTGATACCATTAGTAACAGTAAGATCTTTAGTACACCAACATCTCTGTATGAACACTCTATGCACTATTGCATGGGTTTAAAATATCGCACATCTAATGCAGGTCACCTGCAAATTTTAATCATATTCTGCTAATCTCTGTAATTAGCCATTTCAGAAGTAAAAAATGATTTTGCTGTTCTTTTTACTTACATGGTCATCTCTTATATCTTCTCAGAAACTCCTTTCATAGATATGTTTGCACTTCCATTTTATCCATCTGTAATAAACTTTTGATGGCTAGTATTTTCCTTGTACGTATTTTTGTATGCTCAATCTGTATGTTTAAGTTTAGCTAACATTTGGGACACTTTTCCTATTTCATCAAGCAGATAGGGCTGAGAAAGCCAACTATTCATACAACAATGATGGAGAGAAGAGCCATGTTCCTTCACTAAAGAACCTTCCTCCAATTATCCATCATGATGCTTTTGTCAGCAATGCTCAAAATGATTACAGTCATGCAAGATTAGTACCATTGGAAGGATGTTCTGCTAGTGAGGCTTCACAGCTTCTCAGTGAACGTATGTTTATCAGAAAGACTGCATACCCATACTGCCCTTTCAATGGCTTGTAGAATATCTGTGCTAGAAGTTATTTTCTTTTGAATACTGAAAATTGCTGCATATTATTGCTGTGTCACATAAAATCTACAATAACATGATAAGAAAGTGTGTGCGATCTATTTCTGTTTTGAGCTTATACATGCTAACGATTCAATATCCACTCACTCAAATTACAATGTGTAAGCATGGAACACCTTTTGCAATTTATTTCCAATTATATGCTTGCGAGTCTTAGTTGTAAGAACATCCAGTGATCCAGCTTGGATACCTATTGCTGATAATGTGATCTCTTCTTTTCCTTTGTTAATCATATCCTCGACTGTTCGTTTTCTGACAATTGCACTTACAAATCACCAGAGCGTAGGCAAGTTTAGTTACTTATGGTCTGGTCTTCTCAGACACGCACTGTTATTTCATCCTACAAGCTGCAGCCGTTGTACTAAATCTGACTTAACTTATTTCTCTACATTTCACCTTGTGATAATAACCCTCCATGCTGTTTCTCTGTAGGTTGGGCTGCTGCAATGAACATGTATAATGACCCAAATGATTCCCCTGGTGAGCACACATATTGCAATTAGTTTCACGTTGCTCCATTGTAGGTGTTAAAGCAAGCATAGCTCCTTAATATTCAAGAACCACCACACACAATTTAAAATTCGAATTAGCTTTCATCTATTGGCAGTTTAATTGGTTCTTGTGTGTTGGTTCATGCTATACCAACTTGATGGCCACATTCTTACGATGTTATCACATACAAAAAGTCAAATTAGCTCCCTCTACTATCACGCAAGTTTATATTGGACTGTAGTGCAAGCTATTTAATCCCCTTAACAAGGACTGGTAGTCTGGTACACATCACCCATTGATTTTCATTTTAAAAGCAGTTTTGACATGTCGATTGCTTCTGTTGTATCCCAGTCAGCATCATGCTAGTACATTGAAGTGTGAGGTGTCTTTTTGACATGGCTCATTGGCTTACTGACTCAGCGAATCGAACCCTGTTGGATTTCACATAAGCAAGCATGGCTAGGGTGAAAATTGTGCTAGTTTCGAAACGAGTGTTGAATAAGCGGTTTTACAGTAGTTGGTCCAGTTTGAACTTTCCTGAAAGTGAAAAATAATGATGCAAATTGGACTATAGCACATCATATCTAGTCTGCATAACCATAACGTAACTGTATCCTAGCAGCAAGTCTGAAGAATCATATCAGCTAGTCATGTGTATATGTTGCTAGCCTGATTTTTGACATTGGTTGTCCTGTTCTAACCTTCCTGTTGGTGCTATGGTAAAAAAAATTTAACATGAAATGTTCAATTTCCCTAAGATTCTCGCGTCTAGCAACTTCAGGCAACACACATAGGGGAGATTTACTGCATTGATAAGAGTGAATTTTGGATGGAGCTCTAAGCACAAGTAATTGGTGTGTGATCCAAGTTTTAGAAATAAGGATCAAAGATGCTCTAATGGCCTTTTAATGTGTAATTTTGTTAGCCTTCAGTCATTGACAAGAAAGAATGCACGTGAATCTGAAGTGTTGGTAGCAGTAGTGGCACAATCACGGGGAAAGACAAAAATGTTCTTAGGATCATGTGGACCTATCAGTGTCACTAGGATGGTGCATGCTGCTGTGCACTTCAAATGTTTTTATGAATAGATGTCTCATAAAGATCATATTCAGCTATACTGCCTTAACCTCATATCAATGCTGCCAATTTGAAACAACAAAGCAGAGTGCCCTCCTATAATGATGCTAAGTTGCTAACTATGTTATCTCAATGATTGAGCAGATAAACCGGTGATGTACGCTGGATCTGGCGGATCGTCATGGGGTCAAGGTCACATGAAACTTCCTCATCAGGTATGAACTAAACCAACAAATTATTATTGTTATTTTGGTTTTCCTCTtaaattttttctttctttctatacACTgattgctctcgtgtgttgactggAAGTATAGATGAACTTCCTCGAAGATCTGCGTCGTGCGGTAGATGCTCAAACGGGCCTGGCAGCGGCGCTCAGCACCTGGAACTAATTAAAGTCAAGCTGCATCGGTGGAGTGTCACAGATTTATCAGAAGCAAGCTATTTTGCCAGCTCAATGTGTGTTCAGTTTCGTTTGAAAACTATATGTATGATGATAAGTCCAAATTTTAGTCTAACCTGCGGCTGCTTGGTTTCTCTAAAATGGGAGCAGCAGTCAATCTCTTGTAGCCTTACAGATGGAAGGGCATTGCTGTGTCGTGAACCTGAGTCACCGGGTAGGTACTCGATTACTCTGCCTTAACAATGCCCTGGTAAAAGTTGTATTCGGTTGAAAGAAAAAGATTGTTTGGATATACTCTGTCATGGCCATGAATTTTGTGCAGTTCTTTGAGATTTGTTGAGTGCTTGTTTAGAGGCTTCATTTTTAGCAGCATGGGTACAACCACCGTCCTGAACAAAAGTACCTGGCGACGCTGTCCTTGCTCaaacatatatactccctccgtcccatagtgtcaaaaaacgtcttacattatgggacggagggagtagttctctaaGCTGTTTCAGTTGTAAGTGGGTCTTAGCAGGGTGTCATGTTAGTGACAATGTGATCCTTCAATTCATGGTGCAAATTGATTTTTTTCACGGGCAAATTAAGGCTCCAAAATTTCATATCGATGGGTGCAGTCTTTCAGATAGGCAGGTGGCCTTTGAGGGAGGAGCTAAGTTTTGCTTTCTTAGCGCCTTGTTTGGATTCTGCTCTTACCAATTATATGAGACCAGATCTCACGGGCTAGTATCTGAGACCCATCTTGATGGATGACATGTGGCAtttacaaatcacaaagcatctaccccACCCCTTACTTGAAATCAGGGAGGAGAGATTAGATGCTTTATGATttatgaatgccacgtgtcatccattaGAAACTTTTTTGAAATCAAATATCCTAAGTATTGTACTCATTTTTTTGCATAGAAGTATTGTATGTACTCATATACACAGCTGAGCAATAATGTCCAGTCCAAAATATGATAAGTATTGTACTCGTATACACAGCGGAGCACCAATGGAAGATGAGAATTCGTCGTCGCGTACTGGGGGTGGAGAAAGGAAAGGAGTTGGGCAGCCGCGGCAGGTCGAGGTGAGGAGAAGAGTAGCACGGGAGCCTCCCCGTCGCGGGGTAGCCGATCAGGAAGAAGACGTCGTCGTCGCCGCGACTGGAGCAGAAGCTATGGCCGGCCCAATATTTGGGCTTCTTGGAATAGGCATGAGAGAGAGCATGACAGGGCTCGGCGCTCgcgtatgtatatatatatatctatactaCTACATAGTGTACCAGTTTTGAAATTTTGAATCTCATGACTAGGAAGCAACCTGAACCATTGATAGAGTCCATCCAATGGTTGGAAATGCTGGGATTCGCTGCTACAGTTCTATCTACAGTACCAGCGAAGCTACTGTTGTTCTCTGGAATCATCCACAGATAATCAGTACCAGCCAACGTACTGTTGTTCTCTAGAACTATGTCAATGCTGGAAAAATTCACATGCTTGTTGCTGTTGTCGTCCATCCGTGCGCGTAGCTAGCTGTCTCAGCCGCCTTGGCATCGGTAGCGCATACTAATAGCGTCATCTCAGAGGGATTTGGGACGGAGTTTTGAGCTGGCTGTTGTGCAATGCACCAATCGATGGGACGAGGGAAGTCAAtgcgtgcatttgcacgtacatgtatactagtatatatatatgcggGCTGACTTTAAGGTAAGGCCAGGGTAACCAAACAAATCAAAGCCCAATTTACATTGGATGGGCCGAAACGCCCCGGCTTCGTGAAAATACGGTTCCAATTGACGACGACCACACCCCTCATCATAAGAAAAACA encodes the following:
- the LOC123144783 gene encoding uncharacterized protein isoform X1, with amino-acid sequence MADSNPDSIKRYTPPVHRNRANNRRKAGADRAEKANYSYNNDGEKSHVPSLKNLPPIIHHDAFVSNAQNDYSHARLVPLEGCSASEASQLLSERWAAAMNMYNDPNDSPDKPVMYAGSGGSSWGQGHMKLPHQMNFLEDLRRAVDAQTGLAAALSTWN
- the LOC123144783 gene encoding uncharacterized protein isoform X2, with amino-acid sequence MADSNPDSIKRYTPPVHRNRANNRRKAGDRAEKANYSYNNDGEKSHVPSLKNLPPIIHHDAFVSNAQNDYSHARLVPLEGCSASEASQLLSERWAAAMNMYNDPNDSPDKPVMYAGSGGSSWGQGHMKLPHQMNFLEDLRRAVDAQTGLAAALSTWN